A window of Malaclemys terrapin pileata isolate rMalTer1 chromosome 14, rMalTer1.hap1, whole genome shotgun sequence contains these coding sequences:
- the SIAH1 gene encoding E3 ubiquitin-protein ligase SIAH1 isoform X1, whose translation MSRQTATALPTGTSKCTPSQRVPALTGTTASNNDLASLFECPVCFDYVLPPILQCQSGHLVCSNCRPKLTCCPTCRGPLGSIRNLAMEKVANSVLFPCKYASSGCEITLPHTEKADHEELCEFRPYSCPCPGASCKWQGSLDAVMPHLMHQHKSITTLQGEDIVFLATDINLPGAVDWVMMQSCFGFHFMLVLEKQEKYDGHQQFFAIVQLIGTRKQAENFAYRLELNGHRRRLTWEATPRSIHEGIATAIMNSDCLVFDTSIAQLFAENGNLGINVTISMC comes from the coding sequence ATGAGCCGTCAGACTGCTACAGCACTACCTACAGGTACTTCAAAGTGTACACCATCACAGAGGGTGCCTGCTCTGACTGGCACTACAGCTTCCAACAATGACTTGGCAAGTCTTTTTGAGTGTCCTGTGTGTTTTGACTATGTGCTGCCACCTATTCTTCAGTGTCAGAGTGGCCATCTTGTTTGTAGCAACTGTCGCCCCAAGCTTACATGCTGTCCAACTTGCCGAGGCCCACTGGGTTCCATTCGTAACTTGGCTATGGAAAAAGTTGCCAATTCTGTACTGTTCCCATGTAAATACGCCTCTTCTGGATGTGAGATAACTTTGCCACACACAGAAAAAGCAGACCATGAAGAGCTGTGTGAGTTTAGGCCTTATTCATGTCCATGTCCTGGTGCTTCATGTAAATGGCAAGGTTCGCTGGATGCTGTAATGCCACATTTGATGCATCAGCATAAGTCAATAACAACACTACAGGGAGAAGATATAGTTTTCCTTGCTACAGACATTAATCTTCCTGGTGCTGTTGACTGGGTTATGATGCAGTCTTGTTTTGGCTTTCATTTCATGTTAGTGTTGGAGAAACAGGAAAAATATGATGGTCACCAGCAGTTCTTTGCTATTGTACAGCTGATAGGAACACGCAAGCAAGCCGAAAATTTTGCTTATCGACTTGAGCTTAATGGTCATAGGCGGCGATTGACTTGGGAAGCAACTCCTCGATCTATTCATGAGGGAATTGCAACAGCCATTATGAATAGTGACTGTCTAGTCTTTGACACCAGCATTGCACAGCTCTTTGCAGAAAATGGCAATTTAGGCATCAATGTAACTATTTCAATGTGTTGA
- the SIAH1 gene encoding E3 ubiquitin-protein ligase SIAH1 isoform X2, translating into MTGKSALSFLYSWKGGVLFTSCLPGSKTSKRKEMSRQTATALPTGTSKCTPSQRVPALTGTTASNNDLASLFECPVCFDYVLPPILQCQSGHLVCSNCRPKLTCCPTCRGPLGSIRNLAMEKVANSVLFPCKYASSGCEITLPHTEKADHEELCEFRPYSCPCPGASCKWQGSLDAVMPHLMHQHKSITTLQGEDIVFLATDINLPGAVDWVMMQSCFGFHFMLVLEKQEKYDGHQQFFAIVQLIGTRKQAENFAYRLELNGHRRRLTWEATPRSIHEGIATAIMNSDCLVFDTSIAQLFAENGNLGINVTISMC; encoded by the exons ATGACGGGGAAATCTGCCTTGAGCTTTCTGTATTCGTGGAAGGGGGGAGTCCTGTTTACATCATGTTTGCCAGGAAGTAAAACCAGCAAGAGAAAAG AAATGAGCCGTCAGACTGCTACAGCACTACCTACAGGTACTTCAAAGTGTACACCATCACAGAGGGTGCCTGCTCTGACTGGCACTACAGCTTCCAACAATGACTTGGCAAGTCTTTTTGAGTGTCCTGTGTGTTTTGACTATGTGCTGCCACCTATTCTTCAGTGTCAGAGTGGCCATCTTGTTTGTAGCAACTGTCGCCCCAAGCTTACATGCTGTCCAACTTGCCGAGGCCCACTGGGTTCCATTCGTAACTTGGCTATGGAAAAAGTTGCCAATTCTGTACTGTTCCCATGTAAATACGCCTCTTCTGGATGTGAGATAACTTTGCCACACACAGAAAAAGCAGACCATGAAGAGCTGTGTGAGTTTAGGCCTTATTCATGTCCATGTCCTGGTGCTTCATGTAAATGGCAAGGTTCGCTGGATGCTGTAATGCCACATTTGATGCATCAGCATAAGTCAATAACAACACTACAGGGAGAAGATATAGTTTTCCTTGCTACAGACATTAATCTTCCTGGTGCTGTTGACTGGGTTATGATGCAGTCTTGTTTTGGCTTTCATTTCATGTTAGTGTTGGAGAAACAGGAAAAATATGATGGTCACCAGCAGTTCTTTGCTATTGTACAGCTGATAGGAACACGCAAGCAAGCCGAAAATTTTGCTTATCGACTTGAGCTTAATGGTCATAGGCGGCGATTGACTTGGGAAGCAACTCCTCGATCTATTCATGAGGGAATTGCAACAGCCATTATGAATAGTGACTGTCTAGTCTTTGACACCAGCATTGCACAGCTCTTTGCAGAAAATGGCAATTTAGGCATCAATGTAACTATTTCAATGTGTTGA